A single region of the Chlamydiales bacterium genome encodes:
- a CDS encoding cbb3-type cytochrome c oxidase subunit I, whose translation MKEFLLGKLTLDAIPHAWNTIGGTFFIIMLSIAIAVYLTKTKRWNFLWHEWLTSTDPKKIGTMYMIFSSIMFFRGMLDAGMVWLQQAIAADSQGYLTADHFQQIFTSHGDIMVFFVTMGFFFGLMNWIIPLQIGARDLAFPFVNSLGFWLTVAGGLLINLFFIVGGDFANTGWLAIAPFSELEFNPSVGVDYLIWSLQLSGLGSLLAGINFLVTIIKKRAPGMTLMKMPLFTWNSLCAMVLIISAFPVLTATTLLLWLDRAYGMHFFTTGYSGNQMMYWNLIWMWGHPEVYILVIPAFGMFSEIVSTFSQKKASGYVSMVFAAITITGLSYLVWLHHFFVMGAGPDVNSFFGMVTMLIAIPAGVQVFNWILTMYKGKINLASPMYWFIGFLILFMLGGMGGLFMASPPADFQVHNSLFLVAHFHTMIVGVALFGIFAGITFWFPKIFGFKLDERLDKQAFWCWFIGFFVAFIPLYLLGFMGAPRRIDHYDSSTGWQPLYITAAIGFVIISCGIATQVYLFIKSIRQRKQHRDTTGDPWNGRTLEWATHSPPPFYNFAVIPSITSHEAFWEMKKQGLKPEKNYHDIECFKNTGMGIYISCFAFLVGFAIVWHIIWLIVVGLLGVIACIIILSFNDEMEYVLPAAEVAKIEQSYLKK comes from the coding sequence ATGAAAGAATTCTTGCTTGGAAAATTGACTTTAGACGCAATTCCTCATGCCTGGAATACGATAGGAGGAACTTTTTTTATTATCATGCTAAGCATTGCAATTGCAGTGTACCTCACTAAAACCAAGCGTTGGAACTTTCTTTGGCATGAATGGCTCACATCTACCGATCCCAAAAAAATTGGGACCATGTACATGATCTTTTCATCTATAATGTTCTTTCGCGGGATGCTAGATGCAGGCATGGTATGGCTTCAGCAAGCCATTGCAGCAGATTCACAAGGATATCTTACTGCAGACCACTTCCAACAAATTTTTACATCGCATGGCGACATCATGGTTTTTTTCGTAACGATGGGCTTCTTTTTTGGACTCATGAACTGGATTATACCCCTTCAAATTGGTGCTCGTGACCTTGCTTTCCCGTTTGTGAATTCTTTAGGGTTCTGGCTCACTGTTGCTGGAGGACTACTTATTAACTTATTTTTTATCGTCGGAGGAGATTTTGCCAACACAGGCTGGCTTGCCATTGCCCCTTTCTCTGAGCTCGAATTTAACCCAAGTGTTGGTGTTGATTACCTTATATGGAGTCTACAACTCTCTGGACTTGGTAGTCTACTTGCTGGAATTAATTTTCTCGTTACAATCATAAAAAAACGAGCTCCAGGAATGACCTTAATGAAAATGCCTCTATTCACCTGGAATTCCTTGTGCGCAATGGTTCTTATTATTTCAGCCTTTCCAGTACTTACAGCAACGACATTGCTTCTTTGGCTTGATCGTGCTTATGGAATGCATTTCTTTACAACAGGGTATTCTGGAAATCAAATGATGTATTGGAACCTCATTTGGATGTGGGGTCATCCAGAAGTTTATATTTTGGTTATACCTGCATTTGGCATGTTCTCGGAAATTGTCTCCACATTTTCTCAAAAAAAAGCTTCTGGATACGTTTCCATGGTATTTGCAGCAATTACAATCACTGGCTTATCCTATCTAGTCTGGCTTCACCACTTTTTTGTTATGGGTGCAGGCCCGGATGTAAACTCTTTTTTTGGCATGGTAACAATGCTCATAGCAATACCTGCAGGCGTGCAAGTATTTAATTGGATACTTACTATGTATAAAGGAAAAATAAACTTAGCCTCTCCCATGTATTGGTTCATCGGTTTTTTAATCTTATTCATGTTAGGAGGCATGGGAGGACTGTTTATGGCATCACCTCCTGCCGATTTTCAAGTGCACAACAGTTTATTCCTAGTTGCCCATTTCCATACAATGATTGTCGGAGTAGCTCTTTTTGGAATTTTTGCTGGCATCACTTTTTGGTTTCCTAAAATTTTTGGATTTAAACTTGATGAACGACTAGACAAACAAGCTTTTTGGTGTTGGTTCATAGGATTTTTTGTAGCCTTTATCCCTCTCTATCTATTGGGGTTCATGGGAGCGCCAAGGCGTATTGATCACTATGACTCCTCAACTGGATGGCAGCCCTTATATATCACTGCAGCAATTGGGTTTGTCATCATTTCATGCGGAATTGCCACTCAAGTTTATCTGTTTATCAAAAGCATTAGGCAAAGAAAACAACACAGGGATACTACAGGAGATCCTTGGAATGGCAGAACGCTTGAATGGGCAACTCATTCCCCACCTCCATTTTATAATTTTGCAGTAATCCCTTCTATTACAAGTCATGAGGCCTTTTGGGAGATGAAAAAACAGGGCCTGAAGCCAGAAAAAAACTATCACGATATCGAGTGTTTTAAAAACACAGGTATGGGGATCTATATATCCTGTTTTGCTTTCTTAGTAGGATTTGCAATTGTCTGGCATATTATTTGGCTCATCGTTGTAGGTCTCCTTGGAGTCATTGCTTGCATCATCATTCTTTCTTTTAATGATGAAATGGAATATGTACTACCCGCTGCAGAAGTTGCCAAAATTGAACAATCTTACCTCAAGAAGTGA
- the bioA gene encoding adenosylmethionine--8-amino-7-oxononanoate transaminase — translation MATTLFQTPSLIEKDRACIWHPFTQMHIARPPIPIIRAKGPYLYAENGSRYLDAISSWWVNLHGHAHPYIIEKIKSQAEVLEHVIFADFTHAPAVELASKLLSILPGAMSKVFYSDNGSTTVEVALKIALQYWHNRNTPKTKIICFKNSYHGDTFGAMSAAGRNEFNRPFWKHLFDVESIDPPLKGQEDLSLLQLRSILNQGNVACFIFEPLVLGSGGMIMYPPQGLDKLIQCCRQYHVLTIADEVMTGFGRTGTLFACQQLTENPDLICLSKGLTGGFLPLGVTACTEEIFNTFLSDQISQAFLHGHSYTANPLACSSALASLDLLLDNNCSLQREMIEACHQDFCNQWRFHPKLKRCEHLGTILALEYQTKSRSYFQSIRDRLYYFFLNKGILLRPLGSVLYVLPPYCIQANELQFIYAQIILTLEENL, via the coding sequence ATGGCAACCACTCTTTTCCAAACTCCTTCTTTAATTGAAAAGGATCGCGCTTGCATTTGGCATCCGTTTACTCAAATGCATATAGCACGTCCACCAATCCCTATCATTCGAGCTAAAGGCCCCTATCTTTATGCTGAAAATGGAAGTAGGTATTTGGATGCCATTTCCTCCTGGTGGGTCAATCTTCACGGACATGCTCACCCTTATATTATTGAGAAAATCAAATCTCAGGCCGAAGTATTAGAACATGTGATTTTTGCAGACTTTACTCATGCCCCAGCAGTTGAATTAGCATCTAAGCTCCTTTCGATCCTCCCTGGAGCTATGTCAAAAGTCTTCTATTCAGATAATGGATCAACAACCGTTGAGGTTGCCCTCAAAATAGCACTACAATATTGGCATAATCGCAACACTCCTAAGACAAAAATTATTTGCTTCAAAAATAGCTACCACGGTGACACTTTTGGAGCCATGTCAGCTGCAGGGAGAAACGAATTCAATAGACCATTCTGGAAACATCTTTTTGATGTTGAGTCGATAGATCCGCCTCTAAAGGGCCAAGAAGATCTTTCTTTATTGCAACTTCGATCCATTCTAAATCAAGGCAACGTCGCTTGCTTTATTTTTGAGCCACTTGTGCTAGGATCTGGAGGGATGATTATGTATCCACCACAGGGACTAGATAAACTCATCCAATGCTGTAGGCAATATCATGTTTTAACTATTGCTGATGAAGTCATGACAGGATTTGGTCGCACCGGAACTCTTTTTGCCTGCCAGCAGCTAACTGAAAATCCAGATCTTATTTGTTTATCCAAAGGACTAACAGGGGGCTTTTTACCGTTGGGAGTCACTGCTTGTACAGAAGAAATTTTTAATACCTTTTTGAGTGATCAGATTTCCCAAGCATTTCTTCATGGCCATTCTTACACAGCCAACCCTCTTGCCTGTAGTAGTGCTCTTGCTAGCCTTGACCTTCTCTTGGATAATAACTGTTCTCTACAAAGGGAGATGATTGAAGCTTGTCACCAAGATTTTTGTAATCAATGGCGCTTTCATCCCAAACTAAAGCGGTGTGAACATCTTGGAACGATTTTAGCTTTGGAATACCAGACGAAAAGTCGTTCCTATTTTCAATCAATCCGTGATCGTCTCTATTATTTTTTCCTCAATAAAGGAATTTTGCTTCGTCCTTTAGGTAGCGTACTTTATGTGCTACCTCCTTATTGCATTCAAGCAAATGAACTACAATTTATTTACGCTCAGATCATTCTCACTCTTGAAGAAAATTTATGA
- a CDS encoding pyridoxal phosphate-dependent aminotransferase family protein yields MTLHLENRLQKRTKLGNLRTLKITQPIIDFSSNDYLGLARSPQLATSVFQEWEAHLSHLNGLGSTGSRLLTGNSIYAQELEEKIAKFHGYEAGLLFSCGYMANVGLLSTITSQESVIFFDAAIHASTHDGTRLSRAKAFPFRHNDLRSLENRLKSCLSQKDCFICIESIYSTDGSMAPLTEISQLAREYKAHLIVDEAHAVGACGPQGRGLVAEHNLMAHVFAQVTTFGKALGTYGAIVLGNHTLKQALINFATPYIYTTALPFQTLAAIKCSYDLFPEMSQERNQLQKLIQIFRASYPSSSMSHIQSVSIEGNESIKQAAQAIIKKGFDIRPLMSPTVQRGHEVLRVCLHAFNTNDELAQLINNIQLHRSPCYA; encoded by the coding sequence ATGACATTACATCTAGAAAATAGATTACAGAAACGCACAAAACTGGGAAATCTACGAACCTTAAAAATTACCCAGCCAATTATCGATTTTTCTTCTAATGACTACCTGGGGCTTGCTCGCTCCCCTCAACTAGCCACATCTGTTTTCCAAGAATGGGAAGCACACTTAAGCCATCTCAATGGGCTAGGATCAACAGGCTCTCGTTTACTGACAGGTAATTCGATCTACGCTCAAGAGTTAGAGGAGAAGATTGCCAAATTCCATGGCTACGAGGCAGGACTGCTATTCAGCTGTGGATATATGGCTAATGTAGGTCTTCTCTCAACAATTACAAGTCAAGAAAGTGTCATCTTCTTTGATGCTGCAATACATGCTTCCACTCATGATGGGACCCGCTTAAGCCGAGCCAAAGCATTTCCTTTTAGGCATAATGATCTCAGGTCTCTTGAAAATCGCCTTAAAAGCTGCCTCTCTCAAAAAGATTGCTTTATTTGCATTGAATCCATCTATTCCACCGATGGTTCCATGGCCCCACTCACTGAAATCAGTCAACTTGCCAGAGAATATAAGGCTCATCTCATCGTAGATGAAGCTCACGCTGTAGGAGCTTGTGGACCACAAGGACGAGGTCTTGTCGCAGAACACAACCTTATGGCTCATGTTTTTGCTCAAGTGACAACCTTTGGAAAAGCACTTGGCACTTACGGAGCCATTGTTCTTGGCAATCATACCTTAAAGCAAGCGCTCATCAATTTTGCAACACCTTATATTTATACAACAGCTCTTCCCTTTCAAACACTTGCAGCCATCAAATGTAGCTACGATTTATTCCCGGAAATGTCTCAGGAACGAAATCAATTGCAAAAGCTCATTCAAATTTTTCGTGCATCCTATCCAAGTTCTTCTATGAGCCATATCCAATCTGTGTCAATTGAGGGAAACGAATCCATAAAGCAAGCAGCTCAAGCTATTATCAAAAAAGGATTTGATATAAGACCTCTCATGAGTCCAACAGTCCAGAGAGGACATGAAGTGCTCCGTGTCTGCCTACACGCTTTTAATACAAATGATGAACTAGCACAGTTAATAAACAACATCCAACTCCATAGGAGTCCTTGCTATGCATAA
- a CDS encoding cytochrome C oxidase subunit IV family protein, with translation MNHELSLRITGFITALLLTLAAYFIILHPELFNFNVKIAIIVIFTLALIQSLVQLIFFINVWKEKGPLWNLGIFISTVFIIFIIIFFSIWIIDHLNYNMR, from the coding sequence ATGAATCATGAACTATCATTACGCATCACAGGCTTTATTACAGCTCTCCTATTAACTCTTGCAGCCTACTTTATTATTTTACATCCAGAGCTTTTTAACTTTAACGTTAAAATAGCTATCATCGTCATTTTTACTCTTGCTCTCATTCAGTCTCTTGTTCAGCTCATCTTTTTTATCAATGTATGGAAAGAAAAAGGCCCTCTTTGGAACTTAGGTATTTTTATTTCTACCGTTTTCATCATCTTTATTATCATCTTCTTTTCTATCTGGATCATCGACCACCTCAATTACAATATGCGATGA
- the bioD gene encoding dethiobiotin synthase translates to MHKIMVAGIGTDVGKTVVSTVLAILLNGDYWKPIQCGDEENSDTIMVKRWLDTTTHTIHPPAYSLKAPLSPHQAARLENTLIRLDSIILPQTTRPLIIEGVGGILVPLTPKISSIDLFKSWDCQWIIVSKHYLGSINHTLLTIEVLKKLCLPILGIIFNGEHNPDSESAILEISQVSVLGKLLPEANLNPQTIQRYAKQWQPLFSKLLL, encoded by the coding sequence ATGCATAAAATTATGGTAGCAGGAATAGGCACTGATGTGGGAAAAACGGTGGTTAGCACCGTCCTTGCTATTCTTTTGAATGGTGATTATTGGAAACCAATTCAATGTGGCGATGAGGAAAATTCTGATACCATTATGGTAAAAAGATGGCTCGATACAACGACACATACTATCCACCCACCTGCTTACTCTTTAAAGGCACCCTTATCACCTCATCAAGCAGCTCGCTTAGAAAACACTCTAATTAGGCTAGATTCCATCATCCTGCCACAAACAACACGTCCCTTGATCATCGAAGGCGTCGGCGGTATTCTTGTTCCTCTAACTCCAAAAATTTCTAGTATAGACCTGTTCAAATCCTGGGATTGTCAATGGATTATTGTTTCAAAGCATTATCTTGGTAGTATTAATCATACCCTTCTTACCATTGAAGTCTTAAAAAAGCTTTGCCTTCCTATCCTTGGCATCATTTTTAATGGAGAACACAACCCCGATAGCGAGTCCGCCATCTTAGAAATTTCACAAGTTTCTGTTTTAGGAAAACTACTTCCTGAAGCCAATTTAAACCCTCAAACCATTCAAAGGTATGCAAAACAATGGCAACCACTCTTTTCCAAACTCCTTCTTTAA
- a CDS encoding carbohydrate porin has protein sequence MKKVLGKGNREMNTNFNNVLYWTLDLNAKMLFKCLLRTFSILFPSTCLICSQQVEHRPIHYIDKGVGVSSNPSPTDHIGTGYFGEKLFETFGWRAKDDGLTLESLWILDGNQLLSGGKPSQDKGSVNNLVQFELLFNPDKVSNWKGALFAIELLQLNGSQTNANAGLVQGFEGLIQASPLNRTSLYEWWYRQELLDGNLITRIGKSTPNSDFNCVNRLFPMNDKRVSPVASGIIAGTIFTQGSLSSFLPSYYNSAFGASVFYFPIKDFYLSVGGYDGNKAHGEQTDLKAPQFNGYYLLISESGYSWSDAELPGRVAVGVWRQTGKLTLDTKVKSITQQGAYGSYFYGSQRLWWKDKMHANSGIVTYLQLGINNTKTLPINKFLGWGLSAYGLVPGRLKDSFGLGLSLAGLNKNSEPYSSEWMFQTYYQCCVYGSFYLEPVISYIPRPGAAENLPQTWAATLRVLALF, from the coding sequence ATGAAAAAAGTACTTGGTAAAGGCAATCGAGAAATGAATACTAACTTCAACAATGTGCTTTACTGGACTCTTGATCTCAATGCAAAGATGCTCTTTAAATGCCTTTTAAGAACTTTTTCTATCCTTTTTCCATCTACTTGTTTGATCTGCTCTCAGCAAGTAGAACACAGGCCTATTCATTATATTGATAAAGGAGTGGGCGTATCTAGTAACCCAAGCCCCACTGATCACATTGGAACGGGGTATTTTGGAGAGAAGTTATTTGAAACATTTGGCTGGAGGGCAAAAGATGATGGCCTTACCTTAGAAAGTTTATGGATCTTAGATGGAAATCAACTTCTTTCAGGTGGCAAACCCTCTCAAGACAAAGGATCTGTAAATAACTTAGTTCAATTCGAATTGCTTTTCAATCCAGACAAAGTAAGTAATTGGAAAGGTGCACTATTTGCAATAGAACTTTTGCAGCTCAACGGCTCTCAAACAAATGCCAACGCAGGCCTTGTACAAGGCTTCGAAGGACTTATACAAGCAAGTCCTCTCAACCGGACAAGTCTGTACGAATGGTGGTACCGTCAAGAGCTTTTAGATGGTAACTTAATTACAAGAATTGGAAAGTCTACTCCTAACTCAGATTTTAACTGTGTTAATCGTTTATTTCCCATGAATGACAAAAGAGTCTCTCCAGTTGCCAGTGGGATTATTGCAGGCACGATTTTCACTCAAGGCTCTCTTTCTTCTTTTTTACCTAGTTATTATAATTCGGCCTTTGGAGCTAGCGTTTTTTATTTCCCCATAAAGGACTTTTACCTCTCTGTCGGAGGATATGATGGCAACAAAGCTCATGGGGAACAAACAGATTTAAAAGCTCCTCAATTCAATGGCTACTACCTTCTTATTAGCGAGTCGGGATATTCATGGTCTGATGCAGAATTACCAGGAAGAGTAGCTGTTGGTGTATGGAGGCAGACAGGTAAACTTACCCTCGATACAAAAGTCAAGTCCATTACACAACAAGGAGCTTATGGAAGCTATTTTTATGGATCCCAGCGCCTATGGTGGAAAGACAAAATGCATGCCAATAGTGGTATTGTTACCTACTTACAGCTTGGTATCAATAACACTAAAACGCTTCCTATCAATAAGTTTTTAGGCTGGGGGCTCTCTGCTTATGGCCTTGTTCCTGGAAGACTTAAAGACTCTTTTGGCTTGGGTCTTAGCCTTGCAGGTCTCAATAAAAATAGTGAACCTTATTCTAGTGAATGGATGTTTCAAACTTACTATCAATGCTGTGTATATGGTTCCTTCTATCTTGAGCCTGTAATTAGCTACATTCCTAGACCAGGAGCTGCAGAGAACCTTCCTCAAACTTGGGCAGCCACCCTAAGAGTATTAGCTCTTTTTTAA
- a CDS encoding NUDIX hydrolase, which yields MARAQDIKVYEQKPNDFSHKVEVAATYVNVRGKLLLLELSHNKSEAGAWGVPAGKLEENETSLNGAKRELLEETSIDVSKNQFQSFGQLYIRKPDIDYIYHVFSVRLAKLPTIILSSEHLSYKWVSLKEAENLPLMDGAQQALDFYYRHL from the coding sequence ATGGCGCGCGCCCAAGACATCAAAGTTTACGAACAAAAACCAAATGATTTCTCACACAAAGTAGAAGTAGCTGCGACCTATGTAAACGTGAGGGGCAAGTTGTTATTACTAGAACTTTCCCATAATAAGTCTGAGGCTGGAGCTTGGGGTGTACCTGCAGGAAAGCTTGAAGAAAATGAAACCTCCTTAAACGGTGCCAAAAGAGAACTATTAGAAGAGACTAGTATTGATGTTTCAAAAAATCAATTTCAATCATTCGGTCAGCTATATATTCGTAAACCAGATATTGATTACATCTATCACGTTTTCTCAGTTCGTTTAGCTAAGCTGCCGACTATCATCCTATCTTCTGAGCATTTATCATACAAGTGGGTCTCTTTGAAAGAGGCTGAAAACCTACCTTTGATGGATGGTGCACAGCAGGCCTTGGACTTTTATTACCGGCACTTATAG
- a CDS encoding COX aromatic rich motif-containing protein, with product MKKKLLLGLFAVIIAVIGIVIVLASENALVVHPKGIIAKSQLELIITNIILMLIIIVPTYLLLFTVVYKYCIKKKHAKYNPDHSFGLIGELLMWGVPSIIVAVMAVVTWDATHKLNPYKPIESDIKPLAVQVVAMDWKWLFIYPEQGIAVLNDFHIPERTPIHLKLAADGTPMNSFWIPQLSGQIYSMTGMTTQLYLMADGPGEYRGRAVEINGEGYADMTFPVTSSSQDDFNAWVTQVKKSSLYLTEQTYKELVKPSVNKATTPFSEVEKDLFDKIIQKYMYPTKPVL from the coding sequence ATGAAAAAGAAACTTTTGCTAGGCTTGTTTGCAGTGATCATCGCAGTGATCGGTATTGTCATTGTATTGGCAAGTGAAAATGCTTTGGTAGTTCATCCTAAAGGGATAATTGCGAAAAGCCAACTAGAACTGATTATTACGAATATCATTCTCATGCTAATTATCATCGTTCCAACCTACCTCCTTTTATTTACAGTTGTATATAAATACTGCATCAAAAAAAAACATGCAAAATATAATCCAGATCACTCTTTTGGCCTTATTGGAGAGCTATTAATGTGGGGAGTTCCTTCCATTATAGTTGCTGTGATGGCTGTTGTGACATGGGATGCCACACATAAACTGAATCCCTATAAACCTATCGAGAGCGATATTAAACCACTTGCTGTGCAAGTCGTTGCTATGGATTGGAAATGGCTATTTATTTATCCAGAGCAAGGTATTGCGGTATTAAATGATTTTCATATTCCAGAGAGAACTCCAATTCACTTGAAATTGGCAGCAGATGGTACACCGATGAATTCATTTTGGATTCCGCAATTAAGTGGGCAAATATATTCTATGACGGGGATGACAACCCAGTTATACCTGATGGCGGATGGTCCGGGTGAATATAGAGGCAGAGCTGTTGAGATCAATGGGGAGGGCTATGCGGATATGACATTTCCCGTAACATCATCCTCTCAAGATGATTTTAATGCTTGGGTTACACAGGTAAAAAAATCATCTCTTTATTTAACCGAACAGACTTATAAAGAACTCGTCAAGCCTTCTGTGAATAAGGCCACCACTCCCTTTTCAGAAGTAGAAAAGGATCTATTTGATAAAATAATTCAAAAATATATGTATCCAACCAAACCGGTATTATGA
- the cyoC gene encoding cytochrome o ubiquinol oxidase subunit III: MEVSKISDVSETKVFGFWVYLMTDLVIFAVLFACFIVLHNNTFGGPSAKELFHLPSMLAETLILLTSSFTCSLAMLAVRRGLKNLSIIWFIITFLLGVSFLCIEISEFTDFVERGASWQRSAFLSSFFTLVGTHGFHISVGLLWMLVMLFRIAFRPLSKHSVSRIFRMALFWHFLDFVWIFIFTVVYGMGYLL, from the coding sequence ATGGAAGTAAGCAAAATAAGTGATGTAAGCGAAACAAAAGTATTTGGGTTTTGGGTCTATTTAATGACCGATCTTGTCATTTTTGCTGTACTTTTTGCCTGTTTCATTGTTTTGCATAACAATACTTTTGGAGGCCCCAGCGCAAAAGAGCTATTTCATCTACCATCTATGCTAGCAGAAACACTCATCTTGCTTACTAGCAGCTTTACCTGTTCTCTGGCAATGCTTGCAGTTCGCAGAGGATTAAAAAACTTAAGCATCATCTGGTTCATCATCACGTTTCTTTTGGGAGTGTCCTTTCTCTGCATCGAAATTTCAGAATTTACAGATTTTGTAGAAAGAGGAGCCAGTTGGCAGCGCAGCGCCTTTCTCTCCTCATTTTTTACATTAGTAGGCACACATGGATTCCATATCTCTGTAGGACTATTGTGGATGCTTGTAATGCTATTTCGCATCGCTTTTCGCCCCCTCTCAAAGCATAGTGTCTCCAGGATTTTTCGCATGGCCCTTTTTTGGCACTTCCTCGACTTTGTTTGGATCTTTATTTTTACCGTTGTATATGGAATGGGATATTTGTTATGA
- a CDS encoding histidine phosphatase family protein yields MILKKEFYFIRHGQTDYNTSSQKVDHDDVSLNSVGFQQAKAVEPIMANLSIKSVCFSPLKRAKETKEAIAARLQAAYYEIAELRECSTQIWNDMTSCGAYAYHDSRDHVRNFMQRTLSGINQALSYEGPALIIAHGGIHWAMCCLMSITGHEWAIDNCLPVHFSLTSEGNWKARKLA; encoded by the coding sequence ATGATTCTCAAAAAAGAATTTTATTTTATTCGGCATGGACAGACCGACTACAATACCTCAAGTCAAAAAGTTGATCATGATGATGTGTCATTAAATTCTGTAGGTTTTCAACAAGCTAAAGCTGTAGAGCCAATCATGGCAAACCTTTCTATTAAGTCGGTGTGTTTTAGCCCTCTAAAAAGAGCGAAAGAGACAAAAGAAGCAATTGCTGCACGTTTGCAAGCAGCTTACTATGAAATTGCAGAACTTAGAGAATGCTCGACACAGATTTGGAACGATATGACAAGCTGTGGAGCTTACGCCTATCACGACTCGCGCGACCATGTAAGGAATTTTATGCAAAGGACTCTCAGTGGAATCAATCAAGCCCTTTCTTATGAAGGACCTGCTTTAATCATAGCGCATGGCGGCATTCATTGGGCTATGTGTTGTTTAATGAGCATAACTGGCCATGAATGGGCTATAGACAACTGTCTTCCTGTTCATTTCTCCTTGACATCTGAGGGTAACTGGAAAGCGAGAAAGCTTGCATGA